The following are encoded together in the Triticum dicoccoides isolate Atlit2015 ecotype Zavitan chromosome 6B, WEW_v2.0, whole genome shotgun sequence genome:
- the LOC119325115 gene encoding phenylalanine--tRNA ligase alpha subunit, cytoplasmic-like, with amino-acid sequence MAATQPSADVEGALLAHLNANGEIPDSRAFASSLGVPHKDLEDVIKRLLAFRIIESTDITTEAWVLTDEAKDYAARGCPEVHLVAAIPPEGASRAALKEELGDVFDIALKNAAKNKWIEQGNRDLVLRTVEDTKDELQELLKRVENGEDEVQEQLKRLENPKTREVVPDPIKVLKRRKLVTKEKTIWYSLKKGPEFVVKRKTLATDVTREHLKSGDWKDLEFKDYNYGAQGQPIAIGYSQPLLEVREAIQNIFLEMGFSEMPTNMFVESSFWNFDALFQPQQHPARDSHDTFFLKAPATTTQLPDDYLEKVKQVHQSGGYGSKGYGYDWKRDEAEKNLLRTHTTAVSARMLYKLAQEEHFAPKRYYSIDRVFRNEAVDRTHLAEFHQIEGLICDYGLTLGDLIGVLEDFFSRLGMPKLRFKPAYNPYTEPSMEIFSYHEGFKKWVEIGNSGMFRPEMLLPMGLPEGVNVIAWGLSLERPTMILQEIDNIRNLFGPKVDFNKIKGRPMCRVGL; translated from the exons ATGGCGGCGACGCAGCCGTCGGCGGACGTGGAGGGCGCGCTCCTCGCCCACCTCAACGCCAACGGCGAGATACCTGACTCGCGCGCCttcgcctcctccctcggcgtcccgCACAAGGACCTCGAGGACGTCATCAAGCGGCTCCTCGCCTTCCGCATCATCGAGAGCACG GACATCACCACGGAGGCGTGGGTGCTCACCGACGAGGCCAAGGACTACGCGGCCAGGGGCTGCCCCGAGGTGCACCTCGTCGCGGCCATCCCGCCCGAGGGTGCCTCCAGGGCCGCGCTCAAG GAGGAACTCGGGGACGTCTTCGATATTGCGCTGAAGAACGCCGCCAAGAACAAGTGGATTGAGCAAGGGAACAGAGACCTCGTGCTGAGAACG GTTGAGGATACCAAGGATGAGTTGCAAGAGCTGCTTAAAAGAGTGGAGAATGGGGAG GATGAGGTGCAAGAGCAGCTTAAAAGACTGGAGAATCCGAAGACTCGGGAG GTTGTTCCTGATCCAATAAAGGTTTTGAAGAGAAGAAAGCTTGTAACAAAAGA AAAAACCATTTGGTATTCACTGAAGAAGGGACCTGAATTTGTTGTAAAGAGAAAAACATTGGCTACCGATGTGACACGAGAACATCTCAAGAG TGGCGACTGGAAGGATCTGGAATTTAAAGATTATAACTATGGAGCCCAAGGACAACCCATTGCGATAGGATATAGTCAACCCTTGTTGGAG GTCCGTGAAGCAATCCAGAACATTTTTCTTGAGATGGG GTTCAGTGAGATGCCTACGAACATGTTTGTAGAGAGCAG CTTCTGGAATTTCGATGCACTGTTCCAGCCACAACAGCATCCTGCTCGTGATTCGCACGATACATTTTTCCTCAAAG CCCCTGCTACAACAACACAATTACCTGATGACTATCTTGAGAAAGTGAAGCAAGTCCATCAATCTGGTGGTTATGGCTCCAAAGG ATATGGTTATGATTGGAAGCGAGACGAGGCGGAGAAAAACCTGCTTCGTACTCACACAACTGCAGTTTCCGCAAGGATGCTATACAAGCTAGCACAGGAG GAACATTTTGCTCCTAAGAGATACTATTCTATTGATCGTGTTTTCCGGAATGAAGCTGTGGACCGAACTCATCTTGCAGAATTCCACCAGATAGAAG GTCTTATTTGTGATTATGGTTTGACGCTTGGTGATCTGATAGGAGTATTGGAGGATTTTTTCTCCAGACTAG GCATGCCAAAGCTGCGTTTCAAACCTGCCTACAACCCGTACACTGAACCAAGCATGGAAATTTTCAG CTACCACGAAGGTTTCAAGAAATGGGTGGAAATAGGCAACTCAGGCATGTTCAGGCCTGAAATGTTACTTCCCATGGGACTGCCAGAGGGTGTTAATGTTATCGCATGGGGTCTTTCACTTGAAAG GCCAACGATGATTCTGCAAGAGATTGACAACATACGGAATCTCTTTGGGCCAAAG GTCGATTTCAATAAGATCAAGGGCAGACCGATGTGCCGCGTGGGGCTGTAG